CCCACTAAATAAGCAAGGGATAAATCTTTTCAGTGAATAAGTCCTAGTAGCGTCTAATGATTTACTAACGCGCCGGAAACGGTTCCGCTGCTGGGAATTTAACCTCTCTAATAACTTCCACCGTATACGCTTCCATGACAGACCTCGCTAGCCTACAAGCCTTATTGGCCTCCCCTCTGCAGATCAACTACCAAGTTCAAGGTAATGAACAGGGGGCAGCTACCCTCACCATAGAGCCCGACGAGCAGCGCGTACTAGGGCCAGCCGGGTCGCAGGTGGTTTACACCTTCGAGAAAGGGAAGTTCGTGAGCATGGAAATCCTGGTGGCTGCCGGCTAGGCCTTAAGTCTGCACGTATGGCTAAGCCTGAATAGGCCCGATCAAGCAACCGATTCAAGCGGTTACGTTTTTTCGATTTCAAGTAGTTACGTTACCCTTCATGGCAAGGCATCTGCCTTCAAGTAACTGTGCTTGAGTATCACGAATCTAACGTAAAATTGTATATTGGTTGCAAATCGTGTCCTCTCAGCATTTTTAGTTCTGTGAATTCTTCTTTTTGCCTGTATGCCGCTTGGACGGACGCCGCTCTACTCGATGCGCTGCGAGAGGATCAAGAGCAGGCTTTTACGGAGATTTATAAGCGCTACTGCTATCGCTTGTTTACGGTGGCGTACCGGAAGCTCAAGAACTGTGAGGTAGCCGAAGAACTTGTGCAAGACTTATTTGCCGACCTCTGGGCTCGCCGGAGCAGCAACCAAATTGAGCAACTAGAGAACTACCTATTTACTGCCATTCGTTATCGAATTATCAATTATATCAAAGCGCAGCAAGTAAAGTCAGGCTACGAGTTGTACTGCCGGCTAAGCACCAATGAGGCGGATACCGACACTGAAAAATCCCTCGCCTTCAATGATTTAAGCGAGGCCCTGTTGGCGAGCATGCGTAAGTTGCCGGAGAAGTCAAGGGAGATTTTTCAGCTCAGCCGCCTCGAGCACTATAGTGTATCCGAAATTTCGGTGCGAGTCAAGCTCTCTGAAAAGAGCGTGGAATACCACCTAACTAAATCTTTAAAGCTCCTTCGCACTTACCTGCGCGATTATTTGCTGCTGATCTTGCCTCTATTAGTGTGGATACACTAAGCCGATAATATCCATATAGCCAGCAGTTTATCTTTAACGCATTAGCCAAGCACGCAAGCATAAGTAAGTTTTTTCAAAAAAACTTTCAATTGGTTTAGGGGTATCGGCAAGTTCGTTGACTTGTTAAATAGAACCCCACTAATTCCTGCTAGCGTGACGGAGGCTGAATTCCAAAATTTGCTGCAACGGTACCTCGACAACCAATGCACTGCTGAAGAGCGGGCATCGGTGGAACGCTGGTATGCGCGCTTAGAGGAAGTGGAAGTCCAAACTCTTCGGAGCCAGAATCAAGAAGCAGTGGAAGATGCCATCTGGCAACGCTTGGTTCGCAGCAAAGCAATACCATCTCAAGGTGCCCGTGTCATTCAACATCCGGCATCCTTCTGGCAAAGTGCCCCACTAAAATGGATGGCTGCTCTTCTGGTTTTAGGAGCAGCACTTGGATTACTGTTCACTTCAAACCAGTGGCAAGGGGTCCAGCTATCTAGTCAAGTGGCGTCCAACAATGGCTGGATTATTCGATACAACCAAACCTCGCAAGTTCAGCGTTTCGTTTTGCCGGATAGCAGCGCTATTACACTGCATCCTGGCAGCCGTTTGCGGTACCAAACAGCTTTTGTGGGTCCCAGACGAGAGGTATATCTACAAGGCGAAGCCTACTTTAAGGTTCACAAAAATCCAGCACAGCCGTTCCTAGTATTCACGAAGCAAGTGGTAACTACGGTGTTAGGCACCAGCTTCCGAGTGAAAGCTTATGCTGGCAGCAGCGAAGCGTCAGTTGCAGTCAGAGAGGGCAAGGTAGCTGTGCAAGCTCGTAAAGATGCAAAGCTTACTGCCACTCCGGCACAACCGGCAAGCAACGGTGTCCTATTGCTCCCCAATGAACAAGTCGTGTACTCGGTAGCCAACCGTCATCTGCAAAAGCAGCTTGTTACGAAACCTGTAATTCTGCGTCCGCAGAAATTTGAATTCGAGGAACGTCCCGTGGTGGAAGTACTAACGGCCCTTGAGAAAGCATACGGAGTAGATATAGTGTACGATCAAGACAAGCTAGCCAGCTGTACCGTCAGCATTTCTTTCGACCGCGAAACGTTGTTCGAAAAACTTGGCTTGCTGTGCAAATCCTTGGGGGCTCGCTATTCTCTTACCAACGAGAAAATTGTATTCCAAAGCTCGGGCTGCGAATTAAGCTCTTTGAGCAAGTAGTTGGTTTTCAACAGCTGACTCACCACACGTTGCTTAACTCCTAGAGTATTCACTGTTTCTTAAAATTCCCATACCATTCACAGTATTATGAAACATCCAGTACATTTCTCACCGCCTGCATGGCCAAAGCTGAAGGTATTATTGCTGCAAAGCGCGCTAGTTGGTTTGCCTGTTAGCTTGGTTACGGCTCAACCCATTCTAGCCGGACACCCCGCTGCTCCGGGGCCAAATGCAAGTCGCGCTCAGACCGTTCTAGAGCGCAAAATCACGCTGCAGGTGGAAGGGCAAACTATCAAGGAAACCTTAGCCCAAATTGCTCGGCAGGCTAATGTCCGCTTCGTGTACAGCCAGCAACGGATAGGAGCAGAGCGCAAAGTAAGCGTGCAGGCTACCGAAGAAAGCTTGTCTGCAGTACTGGATGAGGTATTGGCACCTCTCAAAATCGAGTACGAAGTTATCAATGGCCGCATAGTTCTTAAAGTGCCCACAGATGCAAACGTTTCCAATGCAAACGTTTCCCAAGATATTGGGGTCAGTGGCCGGGTAGTCGATAGTAAGGGTGCAGGGCTGCCAGGTGTGACGGTAGTTGTGAAAGGAACTACTACTGGCACAAGCACTGGGGCAGATGGTAGCTTCACGCTTCAAGTACCCGAAAACAGCGTACTGGTAGTGAGTTTTGTTGGTTTCACTCGCAAGGAAGTACCAGTAACTGGAGCTACCACCAACTTAACTGTAACACTAGCTGAAGATTCGCAGGCCTTGAACGAGGTAGTAGTAATCGGCTACGGTACTGCGCGCAAAAGTGACCTAACAGGCGCAGTGGCCTCCGTGAGTAGCGCCCAGCTCACGCAAGTTGCCACCTCCGATCCAGTGCAGTCGTTGCAAGGACGGGTAGCTGGCGTAGAAGTGACAGCGAACAGTGGTCAACCGGGCTCCGGCACTCGAATTCGGGTGCGGGGCGTAGGCACCATCAACAACAGCGACCCGCTCTACGTTGTGGACGGTATTCAAACCAGTGACATCGGGTTTTTGCTACCCGCCGACATCGAGTCAACAGAAATTCTAAAAGATGCTTCGGCTACAGCCATCTATGGCTCACGTGGCGCAAACGGTGTAGTGCTCATCACCACCAAACATGGCAAGGCTGGTCAGACGCAGTTCAATGTAACGGGTTATACCGGCTTTCAGCAGATTCGGCGGACGCTGCCCTTAACCACCGCCGCCGAATACTCGACGCTCGTATCGGAGGCTTTTGCCAACGCCGGGAAACAAGTACCTGATAGTTATAACTCGCTGCTGCAGGATGCTATTGCTACCAACGCAAAAGGCATTGATTATCAGGATCTGGTAACGCAGAAGGGCTTGATTACCAACTACAGCTTGTCGGCTTCGGGTGGTACCGAGCAGAATCGCTACTTGGTGAGCGGTAGCTACTTTCAGCAAAACGGCATTATCAAGAATTCAGGTTTCAAGAAGTACGTGATTCGGGTGAACGACGACGTGGTGCTCACCAAGCGCATCAAGGCGGGCGTGGCGGCCACATTTACGAACAGCAACCAAACGGGCTCTGGCGACGGTCAGGGTGGCTCGCCACCTTACTTGGTGCTGCAATACGCCGTGCAATCGAACCCTGTTTTCAACCCGTTTGGCCCCAACGGAACCTACAACGAAGACATCATCACGCGCAACGTGCTGAACGTGCCGCGTTACCTCGACGAACAGAAGTACAATAAGACGCAGAACAACAACTTGTTTAGCAGCAGCTACCTTGACATTTCGTTGTTTGAAGGATTGTCGTTCCGCTCTACGTTCGGCGTGAATTACAACAACAACCACCCTAAAGCCTACCAGCCGCAGTACTACATCGGCCCGGTAGACAACCGGGCCCAGAGCGCACTCATCGAAACGCGCAGCGAAAACGTTTCGTGGGTGTGGTCGAATTACGCCAACTACAACAAGACCTTCTCCGACAACAGCTCTTTCTCGGCTACCTTAGGCCAGGAGGCGCAGCGCGGCTTCGGCAACGGCATTTCCATTACGGCCTACAACGTGCCGGCCGATGCCTCCTTGCAATATGCTTCGGCCTCGCGTAGCACCGGCAACGTGGTGCGCAGTTCGCAGTACGACGGAGGCCTGATATCGTACTTCGGCCGAGCCAACTACAACTTCCGCGACAAGTACTTGGTCACGGGTACGTTACGCTTCGACCAGACCTCGAAGTTTCTCGGACCGGTGCGCACGGGCACGTTCCCATCGGTAGGCGCTGCTTGGAATATCTCCAATGAGAATTTCCTTAAGGACGTCAACTACTTGTCAGTGCTGAAGCTACGAGCCAGCTACGGCCAGGTGGGCAACCAAAACGCTGCCCCTAACTATGGCTACGCCTCGGTGGCGAGCAACAACCAGATCTACATATTCAACGGAGCACCAGCTCCCGGTTTGGCCATCACTCGGGTCAACAACCCGGACCTGAAGTGGGAAACAGCTGTTACCACCGACGTGGGCATCGATGCCGAGTTGTTCAACAGCCAGCTGACCTTCACGGCCGACTACTACGAGCGGCGCACCCAAGACATGATTGCGCTGTCTCCGGTACCCGACTACTTGGGTCAGGCTCCCGCTAGCGCCAACGTGGGCTCCCTGCGCAACCGGGGTCTGGAACTGGCCCTGAACTACCGCAATGAGGTGGGCAAGCTGCAATACAACGTGGGCGTTAACTTCACCAAAATCAACAACGAAGTAACCAGCCTAGGCGGCGGCAACCCCATTGTTGCCGGCACTGTACTCACGCAAATCGGTAACACTACCCTTACCAGCGTGGGCCGCGAAATAGCCTATTTCTATGGCTTGCAGGCTCAAGGCGTGTTTCACACGCAGGCCGAAATTGACGCCTATACTTTCACAGGTGCCGATGGAGTGACGAAGCGTGTGCAGCCGGGTGCTGTACCCGGCGATATGCGCTACCAGGATACCAATGGTGACGGCACAATTACGGCCGCCGATAACAAGTACTTGGGCAGCGGCACCCCCGACTTCAGTTACGGCGCTTCGCTGAACCTGAGCTACTCGGGCTTCGATTTCAAGGTCTTGCTGTATGGCGTGGAGGGTGCCGAAGCTGTGAACGGTGCAGGTTTCCACCTGAACAAGTCCGCCGACTTTGTGGGTGTGTGGAGCAACTTCTATGCGAGCCGCATGGACCGGTGGACGCCCAGCAACCCCAACAGCAATGAGCCTCGCATCACGTCGAACGATACCAACGGCAACGACCGCCTAAGCAGCCGCCATATAGAAGACGCCAGCTACCTGCGCGCCCGCAACATGGAACTAGGCTACACGCTACCCCAAGCCTTTTTGGGTAAGGTGAAGGTGAAGGGTGCCCGGGTGTTTGCCTCGGTTGACAACGTGTTTACCATCACGGACTACACCGGCTACGACCCCGAAATTTCCACGTCGGCCTCTTACAACGACCCCCTTGCGTACGGCGTCGACTACGGTAACTACCCGCAGGCTCGCACTTACCGCTTAGGCTTCAATGTGCAGTTTTAATTAGTCAATTCCCACCTAACTTATATGAAACCCACTCGCGCCGCTTTGCTCGGCCTACTACTGATTACGGTCCTGTCTCCTGGCTGTCAAAGCTTTCTGGACAAAGAACCTCTCGGCACCACCACCCAGGATAATCTTTTTAAAGACGCCGTGAATGCCGTGCAGGCCGTCAATGCTGTGTACGACGTAGCCGCCTGGGACCAGGGGCCCAAATGGGGTGACCCCAACGGCCAGTACGTGGCCCAGAACTTCGAATGGATGTTTGGCGACTTAATGACCGATGATTCCGATAAAGGGGGCAGTTCGCCCAGCGACTTTCCTTCCCTTATCGAGCTTAAAACCTGGAATACTCCGTCTAGTAGTCCAATCATCAACTCGCTTTGGACCCATAGTTTTACGGGTATTGCACGAGCCAACACCGTAATTAACAGCATCGATGCGGGTACCATCGACGAGGCGCTCAAATCACGACTGAAGGGCGAAGCCCTGTTCCTACGGGCGTATTTCTACTTCAACCTAGTGAAGCTTTACGGGGGCGTTCCGCTGTTCGAGAAAACGCTAGCACCGTCGGAAGCGCGCAACGCAACCCGCGCCACCATCGCTCAGACCTACGCCTTTATCGAGAAGGACCTGAAGGATGCCGCGGCGCTGCTACCTGAAAAAAGTGCTTATGCGGCCGCTGACCTAGGCCGCGCTACCAAAGGCGCTGCCAACGGCTACTTGGCCCGCGTTATTATGTACCAGTTGGGTACCGTGAACGGCAACAACCACACGTGGCAGGAAGTGTATGACATCACCAACACCATCATCGCCTCCAACCAGTACAGCCTACTAGCCAACTACGCAGCCATTCACCAAGAAGTTGGTGAGAACAGCAGCGAGTCGTTGTTCGAGATTCAGTTTGGATCGGACAACAACGGCTACGGCCCCATTTCGGTGGGCACAACCAGCAATATTTTTCAGAACAACCGCAACACGTTTGGCTACGGGTTCAACAACCCCACGCAGAGCTTAGTGGATGAGTTTGAGCCCAACGACCCGCGCCGCGAAGTCACGGTTATCAAGGACAACGACATTGCGCTGGGTATCCTCAACCGTATCGACCTCACCCAGAACGCCACGGGCTATTTCAACCGCAAGGCGGCTATTCTCAGACCCAATGCCCCGGAGTCGGGACCTCAAAACGTCCGTAAGATACGCTACGCCGACATCCTACTGATGAAGGCCGAAGCCGCTGCCCAGACCAGCAAACCTGCTGAAGCTGTAGCCTTGGTCAATCAGGTACGGCGGCGGGCACGCGTTTCCACCCGGCCGCCAGGCACCACGCTGGGCTCCGTAACCTACGAACCCACCAACGCGCCAGCCAGCACGCTGCCAGACCTGAATATGGGCCTGTCAGGCCAACCCTTGCTGACAGCCATCTGGCATGAGCGCCGGGTGGAATTCGGAGAAGAGTCGCTGCGCCTTTGGGATTTGATTCGCACGGGGCGCTACATGGGCATCCTGTCACCCGAGGTGCGGGCCCGTGCGCTTTCGCACATAGCCAGCGAACCCTCAGTGAATCCGACGCCCTTGCTGCCCATTCCCTTGAACGATGCGCAAAGCTGGAATCTGCCGCAAAACCCAGGTTACTAAGCGGCGTGCTTTTCCGGTCAGCAGTTGATCTGACTTACGGATAACGCCTTTTTATACCAACGCCCCGTTCTACTACCTGTAGAGCGGGGCGTTTTGCTGTTGGTAAGGAAGCGAATTAACTTATCTTCTATATGTAGGCTTCAGGCTTGCAACGTAAGTCAGCATGGTTATTCTTTGGTTAAAGTTGGTTGGTACCTTGGGCCAATAGATGGCCAATGACTTCGTTGCGCCTAATTAGCTTCGCATTCAGTTGTGTCTTTAAAACCCTTCTCTCTCGTCGTCGTCTCGCCTCCAGAACAGGTAGCAAATGAGGTGGAGCTTCTAGTTGAGCTTTTCCGCCAGGGCTTGCTGACGGCGCACATTCGCAAGCCAGACTGGACACTGGCAGAGTTGGAAGCGTACTTGCAGCTTGTTCCGGCCCCTTACCACCAGCGGCTTGTGCTGCATTCACACCATAAATTGGCGTTGCGCTATAAACTCAAAGGCATACACTTAACAGAGAAAAGCCGCAGCAAACCAACCACTACCACCTTGCTGCGGCAGCTGCGAGGCCAGAGCGTTTCAGCTTCCTTTCATTCTTTGGAGGCCGTAGTGGGACACCGGCGACCCTACGACTACGTTTTTCTGAGCCCTATCTTTGATAGTACCAGTAAGGCGGATTACCGTAGCAACTTCCGCCTGGAGCAGGTGCAGGAGGCGCTTCGTCGCTGGCAAGGGCGGCGGGGCTACATACCGCAGGTTGTAGCCCTGGGTGGCATTACGCCCCACAACATCCGCCAAGTGCAGCAAGCAGGCTTTGCAGGCGCCGCTGTACTCGGCGGTATCTGGCAGCAGCCCGACCCACTAGTTGCCTTTCAGCAGTTGCAATCAGAAATCAGCTAGGCCGTTTTGCAGCGAGTACACCACCGGAAAGCCCCGGTCCTGCAACAGCCGGGCGGCCTTGCGGCTGCGCCCGCCCGACTGGCAGTACACGACCACAGGAACGGTAGGCAGCAAACCGTCCAACTGCTCAGTTAAGTTGCCAAGTGGCAGTAACCGGCCCCGATGTTGTGCCGGGTATGTTCGTGGGGCTCGCGCACGTCTACGAGTTGCAGCGTCTCGCCAGACGTCAACTTCTGCTTTAAGCCCGTGGCCGTAATTTCTTGCACCACCGGCCCGCACAGTTCCTCGTAATCGGCCAGTGTTGTAAGGTATTGATTGGCTTCTACCGCCAGGAAATTAAAGGTTTGGAAGCTCATGGTTAAACTACTAAATACAAGCAGCTTGCCTCGTAGCACTTCACCTAGTTGGAGCAGTATCTTCAGTGTTTCGTTGGCCTGAAGCGTACCCACAATGCCAGGCAGCACGCCGAGTACGCCAATGTCGGAGCAGCTGGGCATTTCATCAGGGGCAGGCGGCTCGGGGTAGAGGCAGCGGTAAGTGGCACCACTCTGATAGTTGAAGACGCTGAGTTGGCCTTCGAACTTGAAAATGGCACCAAACACCAACGGCTTGCCGAGTAGCACGCAAGCATCGTTGACGAGGTAGCGGGTGGCGAAATTATCGGAGCAGTCTACCACTACATCGTAGTCGGACAGAAGACCTAACGCATTAGCGGCCGTCAAGCGCTGGGGTAGTGGCTGGAACGTAACGAAAGGGTTTAGCGCGGCCAATTTGGCGTGCGCAGCTTTTACTTTCAGTTGTCCGACATCGGCAGTGGAGTAGAGCACTTGGCGTTGCAAGTTGCTTTCGTCCACAGTATCTGCATCGAGTAGGCCGATGGTGCCTACTCCAGCGGCAGTCAAATACTGCAGCACAGGGCACCCTAGTCCGCCGCACCCTACTATCAGCACCGCGGCGCGGGCTAGCCGCTGCTGGCCTTCCAAGCCGATTTCGGGCAGCATGATATGTCGGGCGTACCGGCTTTGCTCAGCACTGGTCATGGCGTGACGGATGTAAGGGCGTGGTCCCAATCTTTCCACACGGGCTCGTAACCCTGGCGCCGAATCATGGCCGCAATTTCAGCGGGGCTGCGCTCGTCGGAAATCTCGAATTGCTCCAGCGAACTGGGCTCCACGACGTAGCCCCCGGGGTTGGTTTTCGAGCCGGCACTGATCGAGGTGATGCCCAGCCGGATGATATGGTCGCGGAAGGTTGGCGTTTCGCGGGTTGAAATCGAGAGTTCCACTTCCTCGTTCAGCAACCGGTACGCACAAATCAACTGCACCAGCTCCCGATCCGACATTTCCACTTTGGGTTGTAACAGTCCTTCGGCCGGGCGCAGGCGCGGAAACGACAAGCTATACTTGGTTTGCCAGTACGTTTTTTCCAGATAATCGAGGTGCAGGGCCGTGTAGAAGCTGTCGGTGCGCCAGTCCTCTAACCCAAACAGCACGCCCAGCCCCATTTTGTGTATGCCGGCTCGGCCTAGCCGGTCGGGGGTGTCGAGGCGGTAATAGAAATTCGACTTCTTGCCTTTGGGATGGTGCTTTTTGTAGTCTTCCTGATGATAGGTTTCCTGATAAACTAGTACCGTCGTCAGTCCTTCCGTTGCCAACAGTTCGTAATCTGCTTGCTCGAGGGGTTGCACCTCCATAGATAAGTGGGCGAAGTGGGACCGTAAGGTGCGCAGTGCGTTGCGCAGGTACTCCACGCCAACCGTCTGGTTGGCCTCGCCTGTTACCAGCAGCACATGCTCGTAACCCCAAGCTTTAAGTACAGCAGCTTCTTGCAGGATTTCTACGGTACTCAGCGTGCGGCGCCGGATATGATTATCGAGGCTGAAGCCACAGTACGTGCAAATATTCTGGCACTCATTCGACAGATACAGCGGCACGTAGAGCTGCACCGTGTTGCCAAACCGCTTACGGGTGATTTGCGAACTGAGCTGGGCCATTTGCTCGAGGTAGGGCGCAGCGGCCGGCGAAATCAGGGCTTTGAAATCCTCCAAGTTTCGCTTGGGCGCGCGCAAAGCCAGCTCTACATCGGCGGCCGTTTTGGCGTAGATGCTGTGCTTGGTGGTGTCCCAGGAGTGAGCGTCTAAAACATCGCGAAAACTCATTCTAGTCGAGAAAGGCGGTGAGTGGACTACTAGCGGCGGCCTGCGCTAACGGCGAAGCCAAGCGGGCTTCGTAGGCCAGGCGGCCCGCTTCCACGGCCAGCCGGAACGCTTGGGCCATGGCCACTGGCTGACCAGCCACGGCAATAGCTGTGTTGACCAGCACGGCCGCAGCACCAAGCTCCATAGCCGCTGCCGCGTGCGAGGGTGCTCCGATACCGGCATCGACTACCACCGGTACTCGGCTTTGATCGATGATGATTTCCAGAAAGTCTCTGGTCAGTAAGCCCTTATTGCTGCCAATAGGGGCCCCCAACGGCATGACAGCCGCCACGCCCACTTCCTCCAGCCGTTTGCACAACACCGGATCGGCGTGGACGTAGGGCAACACCACAAACCCTAGCTTGACGAGTTGCTCGGCCGCTTGCAGCGTTTCCACGGGGTCGGGCAGCAGGTACTTGGGGTCGGGATGGATTTCCAGCTTCAGCCAGTTGGTTTCCAAAGCTTCTCGGGCGAGTTGGGCAGCAAATACCGCTTCCTTGGCCGTGCGTACCCCGGAGGTGTTAGGTAGTAGTTGAAACTGCGAATGACTCAGGTGGCGCAGCAAATCGTCATCAGCCGCCGTGACGTCCACACGCTTCAGGGCCACGGTCACCAGCTCTGAGCCCGAGGCCAGCAGAGCATCTTCCATTAGGGCAGCCGAGCTGAACTTACCGGTGCCGGTGAAGAGACGCGACGAAAATTGCCGGTCGGCAATAACGAGTGGTTGAGTGCTCATGAGCGAATAGCTTGCGGGTGCAACTGTTCCAAGAAAAGGGCGGCCTCGGCTGCCGGCTCAGCGGCATGCGCAATAGCACCCGATACGGCCACTCCGTGTAAGCCCGCTGCCAGAAGCGCGGGCACATCGGCTATCAAGATGCCGCCAATGGCAATAATGGGAGTGCGTATACCAGCTGCCCGCGCTTGACCTAAGACAGCCTGATAGCCCTCCAGACCCAGAATTGGGCTTAAGTTCTGCTTGGTGGTAGTGAAGCGAAACGGGCCCATGCCGATGTAGTCCACGCCCGCAACGGCGAGTCGCTGCACGTCCTCGAACGTGTTGGCCGTCCCCCCAATAATAGGACCAGCACCAAGCAGGGCGCGGGCCTCGGCGGGCGGCATATCTTCTTTGCCAAGGTGCACGCCATCGGCGCCGATGGTGCGCACTAGTGCCGGATTGTCGTTGATGATGAGCGTGGCCCCGTAGTGCCGGCAGACCTGCTGGGTGGCGCGGGCTACTTCTTCCCACGCAGCAGCCGGCGTGTTTTTCACGCGCAGCTGCACCCAGCGGACGCCGCCTGCGCAGGCTTGCTCTGCTTGTTCAGCAGAGGCAGCAATAAAATGTAGTTTACTGATATGCATGGTGAGTTGAAAACGCAGAATGATAGCCTAACAGGGTAGGATTACTCGCCAGCACGGTAGCCGTGTAGGCTTTGCCGGCCCGGCACGCATCCTCCAGCGACTCTCCTTTCGCTAAGTGCGCCAGCACGGCCGCCGACAACACGCAGCCGCTCCCGTGCTTCTCACCGTGCGGTAGCCTCGGAGCGGTAAAAGCGTGTTCCTCGCCATTCAGGAACAGTATGTCGGTAGCTGAAGCCCCGTCGGCATGGCCGTCCTTGAGCAGTACCGGGCAAAAAGCACTGACTTCGCGGGCCGCTGCCTCGGGCGTGACGGCCGGCCATAACCGCAGCATTTCGGGCCGGTTGGGTGTGAGCAGGGCTAAGGGTTTGCACAAAGCTTCTACCAAGGCAAGGGGCAGGCTGTTATGAAACTCGTAGCCCGCGCTAGCTTTCAGCACTGGGTCCCAGATGATGCACACCCGCGGGTTTTGCGCTTGCAGCCACGCTAATAGTTCAGGCAATTGGGTTAAGCTCTCGATCAGGCCAATTTTCACATACTCGATAGTGAAACGGGCGAATAGCAGCCGCGCCTGGTCCAGAATATCAGCAGCCGAAACCCACTGCACCCGCTCGAATGCCACGTCGTTTTGCACCGTTAAAGCCGTGCACACCCCTAGGCC
This genomic window from Hymenobacter volaticus contains:
- the thiH gene encoding 2-iminoacetate synthase ThiH produces the protein MSFRDVLDAHSWDTTKHSIYAKTAADVELALRAPKRNLEDFKALISPAAAPYLEQMAQLSSQITRKRFGNTVQLYVPLYLSNECQNICTYCGFSLDNHIRRRTLSTVEILQEAAVLKAWGYEHVLLVTGEANQTVGVEYLRNALRTLRSHFAHLSMEVQPLEQADYELLATEGLTTVLVYQETYHQEDYKKHHPKGKKSNFYYRLDTPDRLGRAGIHKMGLGVLFGLEDWRTDSFYTALHLDYLEKTYWQTKYSLSFPRLRPAEGLLQPKVEMSDRELVQLICAYRLLNEEVELSISTRETPTFRDHIIRLGITSISAGSKTNPGGYVVEPSSLEQFEISDERSPAEIAAMIRRQGYEPVWKDWDHALTSVTP
- a CDS encoding thiamine phosphate synthase, with protein sequence MHISKLHFIAASAEQAEQACAGGVRWVQLRVKNTPAAAWEEVARATQQVCRHYGATLIINDNPALVRTIGADGVHLGKEDMPPAEARALLGAGPIIGGTANTFEDVQRLAVAGVDYIGMGPFRFTTTKQNLSPILGLEGYQAVLGQARAAGIRTPIIAIGGILIADVPALLAAGLHGVAVSGAIAHAAEPAAEAALFLEQLHPQAIRS
- the thiD gene encoding bifunctional hydroxymethylpyrimidine kinase/phosphomethylpyrimidine kinase; its protein translation is MPEPRPYALSIAGFDPSGGAGLLADCKTLESNAVYGLGVCTALTVQNDVAFERVQWVSAADILDQARLLFARFTIEYVKIGLIESLTQLPELLAWLQAQNPRVCIIWDPVLKASAGYEFHNSLPLALVEALCKPLALLTPNRPEMLRLWPAVTPEAAAREVSAFCPVLLKDGHADGASATDILFLNGEEHAFTAPRLPHGEKHGSGCVLSAAVLAHLAKGESLEDACRAGKAYTATVLASNPTLLGYHSAFSTHHAYQ
- a CDS encoding thiazole synthase — translated: MSTQPLVIADRQFSSRLFTGTGKFSSAALMEDALLASGSELVTVALKRVDVTAADDDLLRHLSHSQFQLLPNTSGVRTAKEAVFAAQLAREALETNWLKLEIHPDPKYLLPDPVETLQAAEQLVKLGFVVLPYVHADPVLCKRLEEVGVAAVMPLGAPIGSNKGLLTRDFLEIIIDQSRVPVVVDAGIGAPSHAAAAMELGAAAVLVNTAIAVAGQPVAMAQAFRLAVEAGRLAYEARLASPLAQAAASSPLTAFLD